From the Oligoflexia bacterium genome, one window contains:
- a CDS encoding dihydrolipoyl dehydrogenase, with protein MSKKVFDVAVIGAGTAGLSTVSEIQRHTDNFVLINKGEYGTTCARVGCMPSKVLIQVANDFYSRKIFAKEGIKGSQYLEAKSDLVMKYVRSLRDRFVKSVINDVRKIGDKNLQGSARFLDPTILQVGPHIIKARKVIIATGTTPVIPSDWLNLKNLILTTDQLFEEKILPSSMVTVGLGPIGLEMGQALHRLGVKMTGVGQSKFIGNLSDPVVNGYAIKLLGLEFELNLGHEAVVKEKNKKLTITAGKKTYKVEKVLASLGRKPNLSGLGLKEIGIKFDKNEIPVFNINTLQVGKFPIFIVGDVKHYRSVLHEAADDGRIAGFNSMQKKPQAFERRIPLNITFCDPNIATVGKTFESLTHEKFITGESIFDSGRSIILGSTGILRIYGKPKTGLLLGAEMIAPAGEHLAHLIACMIHQKMTVFDALKLPIYHPTLEEGLRHALRDLSKQVTGLRPRLDLEKIK; from the coding sequence ATGAGCAAAAAAGTATTTGACGTAGCCGTAATCGGTGCTGGAACTGCAGGACTTTCCACTGTTTCAGAAATCCAAAGACACACTGATAATTTTGTCCTCATTAACAAGGGAGAGTATGGGACTACGTGTGCACGCGTTGGATGCATGCCTTCTAAGGTGCTTATCCAAGTAGCAAATGATTTTTACAGCAGAAAAATATTTGCTAAAGAAGGGATTAAGGGCTCTCAATATCTAGAGGCTAAATCGGATCTCGTCATGAAGTACGTGAGAAGTCTGCGGGACCGTTTTGTTAAAAGTGTCATTAACGATGTAAGAAAAATTGGTGACAAAAATCTTCAGGGCTCAGCAAGGTTTCTCGATCCCACTATCCTTCAGGTGGGCCCCCATATTATCAAAGCACGAAAAGTAATAATAGCGACAGGGACTACTCCGGTAATACCTTCTGATTGGCTAAATTTAAAAAATCTCATTTTGACAACGGATCAGTTATTTGAAGAAAAAATACTCCCGTCTTCAATGGTGACCGTGGGACTTGGGCCGATTGGGCTCGAAATGGGCCAAGCACTTCACAGGCTCGGCGTTAAAATGACAGGTGTGGGGCAATCGAAATTTATTGGAAACTTGTCTGATCCGGTTGTTAACGGTTATGCAATAAAGCTACTTGGTTTGGAATTTGAATTAAATTTAGGGCACGAGGCTGTTGTCAAAGAGAAGAATAAAAAACTGACAATAACTGCTGGCAAAAAAACATATAAGGTTGAAAAAGTATTAGCGAGCTTAGGTAGAAAACCAAACTTAAGCGGTCTTGGTTTAAAGGAAATTGGAATTAAGTTTGATAAAAATGAAATTCCTGTATTTAACATCAACACTCTTCAGGTTGGAAAATTTCCAATATTTATTGTCGGAGATGTCAAGCACTACCGATCTGTTCTCCATGAAGCTGCTGACGATGGGAGGATCGCTGGATTTAATAGCATGCAAAAAAAACCACAAGCTTTTGAAAGGCGCATTCCTTTAAACATCACGTTTTGTGATCCCAATATTGCAACGGTCGGAAAGACATTTGAAAGTTTGACTCACGAGAAATTTATTACTGGGGAAAGCATTTTTGATAGCGGGAGATCTATAATACTTGGATCGACCGGAATACTTCGCATTTATGGAAAACCTAAAACCGGTTTATTACTCGGGGCTGAAATGATAGCCCCTGCTGGTGAACATCTAGCGCATTTGATTGCGTGCATGATCCATCAAAAAATGACGGTTTTTGATGCCCTTAAGCTCCCCATTTACCATCCAACTCTTGAAGAAGGATTACGACATGCCCTGCGAGATCTTTCAAAGCAGGTTACCGGTTTAAGGCCCAGGCTTGATTTGGAAAAAATCAAATAA